One Scophthalmus maximus strain ysfricsl-2021 chromosome 1, ASM2237912v1, whole genome shotgun sequence genomic region harbors:
- the LOC118314136 gene encoding protein Shroom2-like isoform X1, whose product MDAVDDLRVSAGRMRWRRDVGEWRGTARRRKQEEDEELVEVLLRGKAPWGFTLRGGTEHREPLIITKVEKGSAAAAVHLLAGDEMVRVNAVPLSGSRQEAICLVKSSHKTLTLVVRRKNDPGSRPHSWHSSKLTEEEIEPAGRDVTPAPVWQPKHEARSKELSTQGEQSTLRQLTSQLSSVNNMESLDRPSHPYPPGRLSPTTYISSAEPLSGPAGKRDSRFSCFSNSSSPPVHDQSTSVRKGTSTENIFFKGLQSEGLTQAGRPRYLQPTLGNGGWEGSRAEEQPASRVSMAGRPSIGPVWQVPDKKSQSPPPPPPPLRSDSFAATKVFPYDEGPSGPTKTHGRSIEKLIENNNQNGLRSHQEKSSEARPGFNPLHAKDFLHPSTAADHNHNQLRPKKLFSLSSNDVRQSHYTQVPAHQRQYSDESPFYLQTRSAPTTKTQSVGSYYRSLQDLPANIFSRKQVRHSTATMPANPNLECWGHSRYYGPASKHLFQTAEHHARQGKAEGRRGEKEKHHWVNSNEPGFPGSLKGNVKARYSLPQSQMPYSENNGHSHLGNGLHYDHQTSEHSNRSRSPEDATRRGEGNDIDMKRQFPTHPSNDQMVSLSRQHDLWVPQEDHRISPLKTPLLHSLAKESRSLAEQPAAMTLGVMPTQDTGDNMATSSGKMNRRSDRYATTLRKEIQQKRAQLQKSRSAATLTCDAEDEEVEEWRSTETSTPSGVSFSNTYKDHLKEAQARVLQATSFQRRDLEPLGPEVQVVKTSNGRIRGRKRFPLAKRTHSFSEPDKIDKVGVEVGPQTGSFGARRRFFEAKPAFSRPVLRSSHGTNLNIDLDEIRKLKENTPTGEPGEPHSSTDPDLLSPGHRQTLLEQQRLGTFAEYQATWNKQKKLPEAKTQGRYHSAENILDADAEEKVICTHERSRSSPSADFYTQNIPSSWRDPQAQQSSYTTGEKAENRLQYQPDHSPQSAPSVPRKEGPALGLSDHRSKPNAANPSQTTLSSGPRSLSPNPGSQHPAQPAQTKGLLPPPRPHLGPETTSSSQEFQAGSQANPATLQPLSSCSSDTQHHATTQGSSAGPATASSPHLSWTSVPDMSEGDVQTEQEKEQLPPPSSPFSSWTAALPLPTADRARSPSPQFAPLRLTDKPPTASLQDDSTLRSENELKPTEEMDANSPARRVPVRIIHAESSSDREGRAYLPQTSDPCGSFEPSPHIPCLGATEHQASSLFSAYTRQGVAWDQGQESVPELSSAGAQRSEEDAKRDELARDIMGKDKSLVDILDQSGRKTTMDLMEGLFPPEEQILEGVHQRRMASTGSRLPTSSPRSTDRRGDEDDVAVSAAASLVPSSSYYNTSAPKAELLIKMKDMQGQMEEQDSEDELDIDLASKKQELISSLARKLEVLREARQSLQEDVEDNETLGREVEATVQRLCQPNQLDKFRMFVGDLDKVVSLLLSLSGRLARVENALNTLEEDASPEEKRTLTEKRKLLMRQHEDAKELKENLDRRERLVSGIMGAHLDAASLDDYRHFVKMKSALIIEQRKLEDKIKLGEEQLKGLLDSLPLEQRSLL is encoded by the exons ATGGATGCTGTGGACGACCTGAGAGTTTCAGCGGGGAGGATGAGGTGGCGGAGGGATGTGGGCGAGTGGCGAGGCACGGCTCGGcggaggaaacaggaggaggatgaggagctggtggaggtgcTGCTCCGGGGGAAAGCTCCCTGGGGCTTCACCCTGAGGGGAGGCACGGAGCACAGAGAGCCGCTGATCATCACCAAG GTGGAGAAGGGCAGCGCCGCAGCAGCGGTCCACCTCCTGGCCGGGGACGAGATGGTGCGCGTCAACGCCGTTCCCCTGAGCGGCTCCCGCCAGGAGGCCATCTGCCTGGTGAAGAGCTCCCACAAGACCCTGACCCTTGTGGTCCGAAG AAAGAATGATCCAGGCTCGCGGCCCCATTCCTGGCACTCCTCCAAGCTGACAGAAGAGGAGATAGAGCCCGCTGGGAGAGACGTCACCCCAGCACCAGTCTGGCAGCCAAAACATGAAGCAAG GTCCAAAGAGCTGTCCACTCAAGGGGAACAGAGCACTCTGCGTCAGCTAACCAGTCAACTCAGCTCAGTGAACAACATGGAGAGTCTGGACCGTCCCTCTCACCCCTACCCACCAGGTCGTCTATCCCCGACCACATACATCAGCAGTGCTGAGCCTCTCAGTGGACCAGCAGGCAAAAGAGACTCTAGGTTCAGTTGTTTCTCAAACAGCTCTAGCCCTCCTGTTCATGACCAGAGCACATCTGTTAGGAAGGGTACCagcactgaaaacattttcttcaaggGCCTTCAGAGCGAAGGGCTCACACAGGCTGGGCGGCCCAGGTACCTCCAGCCGACACTAGGAAACGGAGGCTGGGAGGGGTCACGGGCCGAGGAGCAGCCTGCCTCTCGGGTTTCCATGGCAGGGAGACCCAGCATAGGCCCAGTGTGGCAGGTGCCAGACAAGAAATCCcagtccccccctcccccgcctcctcccctGCGCAGTGACAGTTTTGCTGCCACTAAAGTGTTCCCTTATGATGAAGGGCCAAGTGGTCCAACAAAGACCCATGGCAGATCAATAGAAAAACTGATTGAAAATAACAACCAGAATGGCCTCAGATCACACCAGGAGAAAAGCTCAGAGGCCAGACCTGGCTTCAACCCCCTGCACGCCAAAGACTTCCTCCATCCCAGCACAGCAGCTGACCACAATCACAACCAGCTGCGCCCCAAAAAACTCTTCTCCTTGTCCAGCAATGATGTCAGACAGTCTCATTACACCCAGGTACCTGCCCACCAGAGGCAATACAGTGATGAAAGCCCCTTTTACCTGCAGACTAGGTCAGCTCCTACCACCAAGACTCAGAGTGTGGGAAGCTACTATCGTAGCCTCCAGGATTTGCCCGCAAATATCTTCAGTCGCAAACAGGTCCGGCACTCCACAGCAACCATGCCTGCAAACCCAAACCTGGAGTGTTGGGGGCACAGCAGATACTATGGCCCAGCAAGCAAGCATTTGTTTCAGACTGCTGAGCACCATGCCAGGCAGGGCAAAGCAGAGGGccggaggggggagaaagagaaacaccaCTGGGTAAACAGCAATGAACCAGGCTTCCCAGGTTCCTTGAAGGGGAACGTTAAGGCAAGGTACTCTCTCCCTCAGTCCCAGATGCCTTACAGCGAAAATAATGGCCATTCCCATCTTGGGAACGGTCTTCATTATGACCATCAAACCTCAGAACATTCTAATCGAAGTCGCAGCCCAGAGGATGCTACAAGGAGAGGTGAAGGAAACGATATTGACATGAAAAGACAATTTCCAACACATCCAAGTAATGATCAAATGGTCAGTCTTTCAAGGCAGCATGACCTGTGGGTACCTCAAGAAGACCACCGAATATCCCCCCTGAAAACCCCACTACTCCACTCCCTGGCCAAGGAGAGCAGGAGTCTGGCTGAGCAACCAGCAGCGATGACCTTGGGTGTCATGCCCACCCAGGATACTGGTGACAACATGGCCACCAGCAGTGGAAAAATGAATCGTCGCAGCGACCGTTATGCCACAACCCTCCGCAAAGAGATCCAGCAGAAACGCGCTCAGCTGCAAAAGAGTCGCAGTGCTGCAACACTGACTTGTgatgcagaggatgaggaggtagAGGAGTGGAGATCCACAGAGACTTCTACACCTTCTGGTgtctcattttccaacacctACAAGGACCACCTGAAAGAGGCACAGGCCAGGGTTCTCCAGGCCACCTCCTTTCAGAGGCGTGACCTGGAGCCCCTTGGACCAGAAGTGCAGGTAGTTAAAACCTCTAATGGACGCATTAGAGGACGTAAACGCTTCCCCTTGGCAAAGAGGACACACTCCTTCTCAGAGCCTGACAAGATAGACAAAGTAGGAGTGGAGGTAGGGCCTCAAACCGGGTCCTTCGGAGCGCGGAGGAGGTTCTTTGAGGCCAAACCTGCATTCTCCAGACCTGTGCTGAGGTCAAGTCACGGTACAAACTTGAACATAGACCTTGATGAGATACGGAAACTCAAAGAGAACACGCCCACTGGAGAGCCTGGGGAGCCTCACTCATCCACAGACCCCGACCTCCTCAGCCCTGGACATAGGCAGACCTTACTAGAGCAGCAGAGGCTTGGGACCTTCGCTGAGTACCAGGCCACATGGAACAAGCAGAAGAAGTTGCCAGAGGCAAAGACGCAAGGGAGGTATCACTCTGCAGAGAATATCTTAGATGCAGATGCTGAGGAGAAAGTAATCTGCACCCACGAGAGATCCAGATCTTCCCCCTCTGCAGATTTCTATACACAG aataTTCCCTCATCATGGAGAGACCCTCAAGCTCAGCAGAGCAGCTACACCACCGG agaaaaggcagagaacaGACTGCAATACCAACCTGACCACAGCCCACAGTCGGCCCCCTCAGTGCCCAGAAAGGAGGGCCCAGCACTAGGCCTCTCTGACCACAGGAGCAAGCCAAATGCTGCCAATCCCTCCCAAACCACACTCTCCTCGGGCCCTCGCAGCCTCAGCCCCAACCCTGGCTCCCAGCACCCAGCCCAGCCTGCACAAACCAAGGGCCTCCTGCCGCCGCCCAGGCCCCATTTAGGCCCAGAAACCACATCTTCCTCCCAGGAATTCCAGGCTGGCTCCCAGGCGAACCCGGCCACGCTCCAGCCTCTGTCCAGCTGCAGCTCCGACACCCAGCACCATGCCACTACCCAGGGCTCCTCTGCCGGACCCGCCACGGCCAGCTCCCCTCACCTCAGCTGGACATCCGTACCAGACATGAGCGAGGGAGATGTGCAGActgagcaggagaaggagcagctgcCGCCTCCTTCTTCCCCATTCTCCTCCTGGACGGCCGCTCTGCCTCTCCCCACGGCGGATCGAGCGCGGTCTCCGTCGCCACAGTTTGCACCGCTGAGACTGACCGACAAGCCGCCGACCGCATCCCTGCAGGATGACTCAACGCTCAG GTCGGAAAATGAGCTGAAGCCCACAGAAGAGATGGACGCGAACAGTCCGGCGAGGAGAGTCCCAGTGAGGATCATCCACGCGGAGAGCAGCTCGGATCGCGAGGGACGCGCCTACCTGCCTCAGACCAGCGACCCCTGCGGCAGCTTCGAGCCGTCGCCCCACATCCCCTGCCTGGGCGCCACGGAGCACCAGGCGTCGTCCCTGTTCAGTGCCTACACCCGCCAGGGTGTAGCTTGGGACCAGGGTCAGGAGTCAGTCCCCGAGTTGAGCTCGGCAGGTGCCCAGCGCTCAGAGGAAGATGCCAAGCGAGACGAACTGGCCAGGGACATCATGGGTAAAGACAAGTCCCTGGTGGACATCCTTGACCAGAGCGGCAGGAAGACCACCATGGACCTCATGGAGGGACTCTTCCCCCCGGAGGAGCAGATTCTGGAGGGAGTCCACCAGCGACGGATGGCTTCCACCGGCTCCAGGCTGCCAACCTCATCCCCCAGGAGTACAGACAG gaggggAGACGAGGACGATGTGGCTGTATCCGCAGCAGCCTCCCTGGTCCCCAGCTCCTCCTACTACAACACGTCAGCTCCCAAAGCCGAGCTCCTCATCAAGATGAAGGACATGCAGGGACAGATGGAGGAACAGGACTCTGAGGACGAGCTGGACATTGACCTGGCCagtaaaaag CAAGAGCTGATCTCCAGTCTGGCGAGGAAGCTGGAGGTGTTGCGGGAGGCCCGGCAGAGCCTgcaggaggacgtggaggacaACGAGACTCTGGGTCGCGAGGTGGAGGCCACCGTGCAGCGGCTCTGTCAGCCCAACCAGCTCGACAAATTCCGCATGTTCGTCGGCGACCTGGACAAAGTGGTGAGCCTGCTGCTGTCGCTATCGGGGCGGCTCGCCCGGGTGGAAAACGCCCTCAACACCCTGGAGGAAGACGCTTCGCCAGAGGAGAAG CGCACCCTGACGGAGAAGCGCAAGCTGCTGATGCGGCAGCATGAAGACGCcaaggagctgaaggagaacCTGGACCGCCGGGAGCGGCTGGTTTCCGGGATCATGGGGGCCCACCTGGACGCGGCGAGCCTGGACGACTACCGGCACTTCGTCAAGATGAAGTCGGCTCTCATCATCGAGCAGCGCAAGCTGGAGGACAAGATCAAGCTCGGCGAGGAGCAGCTGAAGGGCCTGCTGGACAGTCTGCCACTGGAGCAGAGGTCGCTGCTCTGA
- the LOC118314136 gene encoding protein Shroom2-like isoform X2, producing the protein MFCNYFPSHALRKNRFKGKNDPGSRPHSWHSSKLTEEEIEPAGRDVTPAPVWQPKHEARSKELSTQGEQSTLRQLTSQLSSVNNMESLDRPSHPYPPGRLSPTTYISSAEPLSGPAGKRDSRFSCFSNSSSPPVHDQSTSVRKGTSTENIFFKGLQSEGLTQAGRPRYLQPTLGNGGWEGSRAEEQPASRVSMAGRPSIGPVWQVPDKKSQSPPPPPPPLRSDSFAATKVFPYDEGPSGPTKTHGRSIEKLIENNNQNGLRSHQEKSSEARPGFNPLHAKDFLHPSTAADHNHNQLRPKKLFSLSSNDVRQSHYTQVPAHQRQYSDESPFYLQTRSAPTTKTQSVGSYYRSLQDLPANIFSRKQVRHSTATMPANPNLECWGHSRYYGPASKHLFQTAEHHARQGKAEGRRGEKEKHHWVNSNEPGFPGSLKGNVKARYSLPQSQMPYSENNGHSHLGNGLHYDHQTSEHSNRSRSPEDATRRGEGNDIDMKRQFPTHPSNDQMVSLSRQHDLWVPQEDHRISPLKTPLLHSLAKESRSLAEQPAAMTLGVMPTQDTGDNMATSSGKMNRRSDRYATTLRKEIQQKRAQLQKSRSAATLTCDAEDEEVEEWRSTETSTPSGVSFSNTYKDHLKEAQARVLQATSFQRRDLEPLGPEVQVVKTSNGRIRGRKRFPLAKRTHSFSEPDKIDKVGVEVGPQTGSFGARRRFFEAKPAFSRPVLRSSHGTNLNIDLDEIRKLKENTPTGEPGEPHSSTDPDLLSPGHRQTLLEQQRLGTFAEYQATWNKQKKLPEAKTQGRYHSAENILDADAEEKVICTHERSRSSPSADFYTQNIPSSWRDPQAQQSSYTTGEKAENRLQYQPDHSPQSAPSVPRKEGPALGLSDHRSKPNAANPSQTTLSSGPRSLSPNPGSQHPAQPAQTKGLLPPPRPHLGPETTSSSQEFQAGSQANPATLQPLSSCSSDTQHHATTQGSSAGPATASSPHLSWTSVPDMSEGDVQTEQEKEQLPPPSSPFSSWTAALPLPTADRARSPSPQFAPLRLTDKPPTASLQDDSTLRSENELKPTEEMDANSPARRVPVRIIHAESSSDREGRAYLPQTSDPCGSFEPSPHIPCLGATEHQASSLFSAYTRQGVAWDQGQESVPELSSAGAQRSEEDAKRDELARDIMGKDKSLVDILDQSGRKTTMDLMEGLFPPEEQILEGVHQRRMASTGSRLPTSSPRSTDRRGDEDDVAVSAAASLVPSSSYYNTSAPKAELLIKMKDMQGQMEEQDSEDELDIDLASKKQELISSLARKLEVLREARQSLQEDVEDNETLGREVEATVQRLCQPNQLDKFRMFVGDLDKVVSLLLSLSGRLARVENALNTLEEDASPEEKRTLTEKRKLLMRQHEDAKELKENLDRRERLVSGIMGAHLDAASLDDYRHFVKMKSALIIEQRKLEDKIKLGEEQLKGLLDSLPLEQRSLL; encoded by the exons atgttttgtaattattttccCTCTCATGCTCTCAGGAAGAACCGCTTCAAAGG AAAGAATGATCCAGGCTCGCGGCCCCATTCCTGGCACTCCTCCAAGCTGACAGAAGAGGAGATAGAGCCCGCTGGGAGAGACGTCACCCCAGCACCAGTCTGGCAGCCAAAACATGAAGCAAG GTCCAAAGAGCTGTCCACTCAAGGGGAACAGAGCACTCTGCGTCAGCTAACCAGTCAACTCAGCTCAGTGAACAACATGGAGAGTCTGGACCGTCCCTCTCACCCCTACCCACCAGGTCGTCTATCCCCGACCACATACATCAGCAGTGCTGAGCCTCTCAGTGGACCAGCAGGCAAAAGAGACTCTAGGTTCAGTTGTTTCTCAAACAGCTCTAGCCCTCCTGTTCATGACCAGAGCACATCTGTTAGGAAGGGTACCagcactgaaaacattttcttcaaggGCCTTCAGAGCGAAGGGCTCACACAGGCTGGGCGGCCCAGGTACCTCCAGCCGACACTAGGAAACGGAGGCTGGGAGGGGTCACGGGCCGAGGAGCAGCCTGCCTCTCGGGTTTCCATGGCAGGGAGACCCAGCATAGGCCCAGTGTGGCAGGTGCCAGACAAGAAATCCcagtccccccctcccccgcctcctcccctGCGCAGTGACAGTTTTGCTGCCACTAAAGTGTTCCCTTATGATGAAGGGCCAAGTGGTCCAACAAAGACCCATGGCAGATCAATAGAAAAACTGATTGAAAATAACAACCAGAATGGCCTCAGATCACACCAGGAGAAAAGCTCAGAGGCCAGACCTGGCTTCAACCCCCTGCACGCCAAAGACTTCCTCCATCCCAGCACAGCAGCTGACCACAATCACAACCAGCTGCGCCCCAAAAAACTCTTCTCCTTGTCCAGCAATGATGTCAGACAGTCTCATTACACCCAGGTACCTGCCCACCAGAGGCAATACAGTGATGAAAGCCCCTTTTACCTGCAGACTAGGTCAGCTCCTACCACCAAGACTCAGAGTGTGGGAAGCTACTATCGTAGCCTCCAGGATTTGCCCGCAAATATCTTCAGTCGCAAACAGGTCCGGCACTCCACAGCAACCATGCCTGCAAACCCAAACCTGGAGTGTTGGGGGCACAGCAGATACTATGGCCCAGCAAGCAAGCATTTGTTTCAGACTGCTGAGCACCATGCCAGGCAGGGCAAAGCAGAGGGccggaggggggagaaagagaaacaccaCTGGGTAAACAGCAATGAACCAGGCTTCCCAGGTTCCTTGAAGGGGAACGTTAAGGCAAGGTACTCTCTCCCTCAGTCCCAGATGCCTTACAGCGAAAATAATGGCCATTCCCATCTTGGGAACGGTCTTCATTATGACCATCAAACCTCAGAACATTCTAATCGAAGTCGCAGCCCAGAGGATGCTACAAGGAGAGGTGAAGGAAACGATATTGACATGAAAAGACAATTTCCAACACATCCAAGTAATGATCAAATGGTCAGTCTTTCAAGGCAGCATGACCTGTGGGTACCTCAAGAAGACCACCGAATATCCCCCCTGAAAACCCCACTACTCCACTCCCTGGCCAAGGAGAGCAGGAGTCTGGCTGAGCAACCAGCAGCGATGACCTTGGGTGTCATGCCCACCCAGGATACTGGTGACAACATGGCCACCAGCAGTGGAAAAATGAATCGTCGCAGCGACCGTTATGCCACAACCCTCCGCAAAGAGATCCAGCAGAAACGCGCTCAGCTGCAAAAGAGTCGCAGTGCTGCAACACTGACTTGTgatgcagaggatgaggaggtagAGGAGTGGAGATCCACAGAGACTTCTACACCTTCTGGTgtctcattttccaacacctACAAGGACCACCTGAAAGAGGCACAGGCCAGGGTTCTCCAGGCCACCTCCTTTCAGAGGCGTGACCTGGAGCCCCTTGGACCAGAAGTGCAGGTAGTTAAAACCTCTAATGGACGCATTAGAGGACGTAAACGCTTCCCCTTGGCAAAGAGGACACACTCCTTCTCAGAGCCTGACAAGATAGACAAAGTAGGAGTGGAGGTAGGGCCTCAAACCGGGTCCTTCGGAGCGCGGAGGAGGTTCTTTGAGGCCAAACCTGCATTCTCCAGACCTGTGCTGAGGTCAAGTCACGGTACAAACTTGAACATAGACCTTGATGAGATACGGAAACTCAAAGAGAACACGCCCACTGGAGAGCCTGGGGAGCCTCACTCATCCACAGACCCCGACCTCCTCAGCCCTGGACATAGGCAGACCTTACTAGAGCAGCAGAGGCTTGGGACCTTCGCTGAGTACCAGGCCACATGGAACAAGCAGAAGAAGTTGCCAGAGGCAAAGACGCAAGGGAGGTATCACTCTGCAGAGAATATCTTAGATGCAGATGCTGAGGAGAAAGTAATCTGCACCCACGAGAGATCCAGATCTTCCCCCTCTGCAGATTTCTATACACAG aataTTCCCTCATCATGGAGAGACCCTCAAGCTCAGCAGAGCAGCTACACCACCGG agaaaaggcagagaacaGACTGCAATACCAACCTGACCACAGCCCACAGTCGGCCCCCTCAGTGCCCAGAAAGGAGGGCCCAGCACTAGGCCTCTCTGACCACAGGAGCAAGCCAAATGCTGCCAATCCCTCCCAAACCACACTCTCCTCGGGCCCTCGCAGCCTCAGCCCCAACCCTGGCTCCCAGCACCCAGCCCAGCCTGCACAAACCAAGGGCCTCCTGCCGCCGCCCAGGCCCCATTTAGGCCCAGAAACCACATCTTCCTCCCAGGAATTCCAGGCTGGCTCCCAGGCGAACCCGGCCACGCTCCAGCCTCTGTCCAGCTGCAGCTCCGACACCCAGCACCATGCCACTACCCAGGGCTCCTCTGCCGGACCCGCCACGGCCAGCTCCCCTCACCTCAGCTGGACATCCGTACCAGACATGAGCGAGGGAGATGTGCAGActgagcaggagaaggagcagctgcCGCCTCCTTCTTCCCCATTCTCCTCCTGGACGGCCGCTCTGCCTCTCCCCACGGCGGATCGAGCGCGGTCTCCGTCGCCACAGTTTGCACCGCTGAGACTGACCGACAAGCCGCCGACCGCATCCCTGCAGGATGACTCAACGCTCAG GTCGGAAAATGAGCTGAAGCCCACAGAAGAGATGGACGCGAACAGTCCGGCGAGGAGAGTCCCAGTGAGGATCATCCACGCGGAGAGCAGCTCGGATCGCGAGGGACGCGCCTACCTGCCTCAGACCAGCGACCCCTGCGGCAGCTTCGAGCCGTCGCCCCACATCCCCTGCCTGGGCGCCACGGAGCACCAGGCGTCGTCCCTGTTCAGTGCCTACACCCGCCAGGGTGTAGCTTGGGACCAGGGTCAGGAGTCAGTCCCCGAGTTGAGCTCGGCAGGTGCCCAGCGCTCAGAGGAAGATGCCAAGCGAGACGAACTGGCCAGGGACATCATGGGTAAAGACAAGTCCCTGGTGGACATCCTTGACCAGAGCGGCAGGAAGACCACCATGGACCTCATGGAGGGACTCTTCCCCCCGGAGGAGCAGATTCTGGAGGGAGTCCACCAGCGACGGATGGCTTCCACCGGCTCCAGGCTGCCAACCTCATCCCCCAGGAGTACAGACAG gaggggAGACGAGGACGATGTGGCTGTATCCGCAGCAGCCTCCCTGGTCCCCAGCTCCTCCTACTACAACACGTCAGCTCCCAAAGCCGAGCTCCTCATCAAGATGAAGGACATGCAGGGACAGATGGAGGAACAGGACTCTGAGGACGAGCTGGACATTGACCTGGCCagtaaaaag CAAGAGCTGATCTCCAGTCTGGCGAGGAAGCTGGAGGTGTTGCGGGAGGCCCGGCAGAGCCTgcaggaggacgtggaggacaACGAGACTCTGGGTCGCGAGGTGGAGGCCACCGTGCAGCGGCTCTGTCAGCCCAACCAGCTCGACAAATTCCGCATGTTCGTCGGCGACCTGGACAAAGTGGTGAGCCTGCTGCTGTCGCTATCGGGGCGGCTCGCCCGGGTGGAAAACGCCCTCAACACCCTGGAGGAAGACGCTTCGCCAGAGGAGAAG CGCACCCTGACGGAGAAGCGCAAGCTGCTGATGCGGCAGCATGAAGACGCcaaggagctgaaggagaacCTGGACCGCCGGGAGCGGCTGGTTTCCGGGATCATGGGGGCCCACCTGGACGCGGCGAGCCTGGACGACTACCGGCACTTCGTCAAGATGAAGTCGGCTCTCATCATCGAGCAGCGCAAGCTGGAGGACAAGATCAAGCTCGGCGAGGAGCAGCTGAAGGGCCTGCTGGACAGTCTGCCACTGGAGCAGAGGTCGCTGCTCTGA